The Solicola gregarius DNA window CTCGCCGTCGCGTCTCTCGTCGACCCGGTCGAGGGCGCCCCGCTGATCCTCGACGACGCGCTCGGGCACGCCGACCCCGAACGCCTCGACCGGATCGCCGCGGTGCTCAACCGCGCCGGCGAGAGCCACCAGATCATCGTGCTGACCTGCCATCCGGAGCGGTTCCGCTCGGTCGGGTCGGCAGCGACGGTACGACTCGGCACGCTGTCGGCCTGACCGCGACCGTTCGCCGACTCGTGTTCCGAATCGGAGGTCCGGCGGTCGAAAGGCGGGCCTTGGACTTCTGGATAGCACCCTCGTGGGGCAGGCTTTGTACGTGAGCCTCAATGACTATCGCTTCGTCAGCCGGTGGCATGTCGACGCCGACCGCGAAACGGTCTTCGACGCGTTGGCCGACCTTCCGTCGTACCCGATGTGGTGGCCCGAGGTCCGTGTCGTCGAGCCCGTCGACGAACAGAACGCCGCGGTCGTGGCGCGGTCGTTGCTGCCGTACGCGCTGAGGTTCACCCTCACCCGCGTCACCGAGGACCGCGACACCGGCGTCCTGCAGGTCGGCATCGGCGGCGACCTCGTCGGCTGGGCCCGGCTGACCCTGCACGCGGGACACGCGAGCTGCATGTTGCTGTACGAGCAACAGGTGACGGTCACCCGTCGGCTGCTGCGCGCGGCCGCGCCTCTCGCGCGACCGGCGTTGCGCTGGAACCACATGCTGATGATGCGTTCGGGTGAGCGTGGGTTGGCGGCGTACGTGTCGAGGCCGGCGGTGCCGTGAGCTACGCGGGCGTCGACGTGGGGACGAGCGGGCTGAAGCTCGCCGTACTCGACGACGACGGCGAGGTGGCGGTCGAGCGCGCGGTCGGGTACGACGTGGTGGAGCCGCATCCGGGCTGGTGCGAGATCGACCCGTACGACTGGCTGCGCGCGTACGCAGCCGTGTCGGGTGATATCGGCGGCGTCACCGGGTTGGGCGTGACCGGGCAGATGCATGGCGTCGTGCTCACCGATGGCGATGCCGAACCCGTGCGGCCGGCGGTGTTGTGGCTCGACGAGCGAGCGAGCGTGGTTGCCGCCGAGTGGGCGCGCACGGGCGTGCTCGACGCGCTCGGTACGCCGATCGTTCCCGGGTACGCCGGTGCGATCCTGGCCTGGCTCGGCGAGCACGAGCCGGCGACGATGGCGCGTGCCGAGCGGGTGTGGTTCGCCAAGGACTGGGTTCGGGCTCGGCTGTGCGGTGACGCGATGCCGGTCACCGACCGCTCCGATGCCGCGGGTTCCTTGCTGTGGGACCCCGCGACGGAGGAGTGGTCCGCTGCCGCGGCCGAGGTCGTCGGAATCGATCGTGCGCAGCTGCCCGAGGTACGACCGTCCGACGAGATCGTCGGGCAGACCGCCGGCGCGGCAGTCGTCGTCGGCGCTGCCGACACGGCAACCGCGCTGCTCGCGTACCGAGCGATGGCGCCGGATGCGGGCCCCGACACGGTGTACGTCAACGTCGGCACCGGGTGCCAGGTGCTGCGTGCCGACGCCGCCTGGCACCGCCCGGCGTACGAGACGGAGCGGGTGTTCGCCGACGCGGGCTCCGCGTGGTACACGATGCACGCGTTCGACACGCGGTCGATGCCGTCAGCCGACGCCCTCGTCGATGCCATCGCTCGCGCGGTTTCCCGACTCGAGGGCGTACGTGTCGTCGCCGGGGGAGGCAAGGCCCGAGATCCGGCCTTCCGCCGGCTGCTCGCGCGGCGACTGGGACTGCCGCTCGCCTACGCACCGCTGCGAAGTCCGTCGGCTTGCGGGGCCGCGATTCTTGCGGCGCACCCGAATGCGCCTAGGATCGGTCTCCGACGCGGAGCCGTCGAGGTGATGCCGACCGGACCGGGAGGGAGCGCGCGATGAGGCAGTACGTAGCCGTGATGGTGGTGCTCGCATGCGTCCTGTCCGGCTGTGCGTCGGCGCAGGACATCGCGAGCGACGTACCCGACGGTTCCGGGCGCGACGACGGAAAGCCTGCGCGCGGCGACAAGCCCGGGAAAGACAAGGACGACAAGGGCAAGCACGACCACAAGCACAAGAACCACAAGAAGAAGGACAAGCTCGAGGTCAGGCTGCACAACGTCGTCGGTCAGGTTGACCACTTCTCCAGCCCGTCGACGAACATCGGGTG harbors:
- a CDS encoding SRPBCC family protein; its protein translation is MSLNDYRFVSRWHVDADRETVFDALADLPSYPMWWPEVRVVEPVDEQNAAVVARSLLPYALRFTLTRVTEDRDTGVLQVGIGGDLVGWARLTLHAGHASCMLLYEQQVTVTRRLLRAAAPLARPALRWNHMLMMRSGERGLAAYVSRPAVP
- a CDS encoding FGGY family carbohydrate kinase, with the protein product MSYAGVDVGTSGLKLAVLDDDGEVAVERAVGYDVVEPHPGWCEIDPYDWLRAYAAVSGDIGGVTGLGVTGQMHGVVLTDGDAEPVRPAVLWLDERASVVAAEWARTGVLDALGTPIVPGYAGAILAWLGEHEPATMARAERVWFAKDWVRARLCGDAMPVTDRSDAAGSLLWDPATEEWSAAAAEVVGIDRAQLPEVRPSDEIVGQTAGAAVVVGAADTATALLAYRAMAPDAGPDTVYVNVGTGCQVLRADAAWHRPAYETERVFADAGSAWYTMHAFDTRSMPSADALVDAIARAVSRLEGVRVVAGGGKARDPAFRRLLARRLGLPLAYAPLRSPSACGAAILAAHPNAPRIGLRRGAVEVMPTGPGGSAR